The following proteins are co-located in the Candidatus Cloacimonadota bacterium genome:
- the recR gene encoding recombination mediator RecR, whose amino-acid sequence MKFEGNLDKLKDGFKQLPGIGEKTAERLAFHLISGDKQSALDLANLIKESINSIKRCEICNMLSEESPCSFCKDETRLKNVLCIVEKTQDVYLIENTSEYKGRYFVLGNLISPLNGIGPKQINFPKLQKIISQGDITELILALNPSSNGETTMSFITSELNGKNLKITRLATGLPIGGDIEFISSKTLASAIKNRNEIK is encoded by the coding sequence ATGAAGTTTGAAGGAAATTTAGATAAATTAAAGGACGGATTTAAACAGCTTCCAGGAATAGGGGAAAAGACTGCAGAAAGACTCGCTTTCCATCTTATAAGTGGGGATAAACAATCCGCATTAGATCTTGCAAACTTAATTAAAGAGTCTATTAACTCTATTAAAAGATGTGAAATTTGCAATATGCTTTCTGAGGAAAGTCCTTGCTCCTTTTGTAAAGATGAAACACGATTAAAAAATGTTTTATGCATCGTTGAAAAAACTCAGGATGTTTATTTAATTGAAAATACAAGCGAATATAAAGGCAGATATTTTGTCCTTGGAAATTTAATTTCTCCCCTTAATGGAATAGGACCAAAGCAAATTAATTTCCCGAAATTACAAAAGATAATAAGTCAAGGTGATATTACTGAATTGATTTTAGCACTTAATCCAAGCAGTAATGGTGAAACTACAATGTCATTCATCACATCAGAACTTAATGGCAAGAACCTAAAAATCACCAGATTAGCAACAGGACTTCCTATTGGTGGAGATATTGAGTTTATCAGCTCAAAAACCTTAGCAAGCGCAATTAAAAATAGAAATGAAATAAAATAG
- the efp gene encoding elongation factor P has product MASTADFRNGMIINFKNDLYEIVEFLHVKPGKGGAFVRTKLKNVKTGAVIDNTFRAGEKMEEIRLEKHKMEYLYFDGSNYVIMNPVTYEQIEIAEDFLGDKKLYFKENIEIAVLTIGDEIISVELPTTVNLKVTECEPGVKGDTVSRSTKGALLETGLKVNVPMFVNQGDVVKIDTRTGEYIERVK; this is encoded by the coding sequence ATGGCATCAACAGCAGATTTCCGAAATGGAATGATAATTAATTTCAAAAACGATTTATATGAAATTGTAGAATTCTTACATGTAAAACCAGGGAAAGGTGGAGCATTTGTAAGAACAAAACTCAAAAATGTCAAAACTGGAGCTGTGATTGATAATACATTTCGTGCAGGAGAAAAAATGGAAGAAATCCGTCTTGAAAAGCATAAGATGGAATATCTTTATTTTGATGGAAGTAATTATGTCATTATGAATCCTGTTACATACGAGCAAATTGAGATAGCAGAAGATTTCTTGGGAGATAAAAAGTTGTATTTTAAAGAAAATATAGAAATTGCTGTTTTAACAATTGGTGATGAGATAATCAGTGTTGAATTACCTACTACTGTAAACCTGAAAGTAACTGAATGTGAACCAGGAGTAAAGGGTGATACGGTTTCGAGGTCTACAAAAGGTGCATTATTGGAAACAGGTTTGAAAGTTAATGTTCCAATGTTTGTAAATCAAGGGGATGTTGTAAAAATAGATACTCGTACAGGAGAATACATAGAGAGGGTTAAGTAA
- a CDS encoding NUDIX hydrolase, with protein sequence MNSVLEPKYCIKCGSLLKDKKEGDITRKWCPDCGWTYYENPVPASACVVLNEKNEILLIKRKVEPSAGKWALPSGYVEINQNPAECSVAELEEETGLKGKIKKSLGYFVQESPICKRVISFGFYLEKIGGKLKPGDDALEAKFFTVSKMPYLPFSSHRRFIEIIKKEEGIL encoded by the coding sequence ATGAATTCAGTTCTTGAACCAAAATATTGTATCAAATGCGGAAGCCTTCTAAAAGATAAAAAAGAAGGAGACATAACAAGAAAATGGTGTCCTGATTGTGGATGGACATATTATGAGAATCCTGTTCCTGCTTCTGCTTGCGTTGTCCTGAATGAGAAGAATGAGATTTTGCTTATAAAAAGAAAAGTTGAACCTTCTGCCGGCAAATGGGCGCTTCCAAGTGGTTATGTTGAGATTAATCAGAATCCTGCAGAATGCTCTGTTGCAGAATTAGAAGAAGAAACTGGATTAAAAGGCAAAATCAAAAAATCATTGGGATATTTTGTGCAAGAATCTCCCATTTGTAAAAGAGTTATCTCTTTTGGATTTTATTTAGAAAAAATAGGTGGAAAACTAAAGCCAGGTGATGATGCTCTTGAGGCAAAATTTTTTACTGTCTCAAAAATGCCGTATTTACCATTTTCTTCTCATAGAAGGTTTATTGAGATAATCAAAAAGGAAGAAGGAATCTTATGA
- a CDS encoding YkvA family protein translates to MKEKKDIKENLNIDKNESKKIYDLLRKRVRKSATNYVGKRYIKFIEYVLLIPDFFMLLWRLMLDKEIGKEKKLFIGAITAYVLLPIDLIPDFIPVIGFVDDLVLIAIGLNTIFVKTDKKILQKHWSGEGDILERIQSIIKLGNDILSNRIIGKITRWVNKRAGIK, encoded by the coding sequence ATGAAAGAAAAGAAAGATATTAAAGAAAATCTAAATATAGATAAAAATGAAAGTAAAAAAATTTACGATTTGCTTAGAAAGCGAGTTAGAAAATCTGCTACTAATTATGTTGGTAAAAGGTATATAAAATTTATAGAATATGTTCTGCTTATTCCAGATTTTTTTATGCTCTTATGGAGATTGATGCTTGATAAAGAAATAGGAAAAGAGAAAAAATTATTTATTGGAGCTATCACTGCTTATGTACTCCTTCCTATTGATTTGATTCCTGATTTTATACCAGTAATTGGTTTTGTGGATGATTTGGTTCTAATTGCGATTGGCTTGAACACCATTTTTGTAAAAACAGATAAAAAGATTTTACAAAAGCATTGGAGTGGTGAAGGAGATATTTTAGAAAGGATTCAATCAATTATAAAACTTGGGAATGATATTTTGTCAAACAGAATAATTGGTAAGATAACTCGTTGGGTGAACAAAAGAGCGGGAATAAAGTAG
- a CDS encoding four helix bundle protein — MAYELAMEIFNISKSFPKEEIYALTDQIRRSSRSVCSNIVEAYRKRRYPKYFTSKITDADGEASETIVWINFAKDCSYISKGIYQTLTRRYGEVGKMLGSMANHPERFIPDK, encoded by the coding sequence ATGGCTTATGAGTTAGCTATGGAAATTTTTAATATATCAAAATCATTCCCAAAAGAAGAAATTTATGCCTTAACTGACCAAATCCGGCGTTCTTCACGTTCAGTTTGTTCGAATATAGTAGAAGCTTATCGCAAAAGACGTTATCCAAAGTATTTTACTTCAAAAATTACAGATGCAGATGGAGAAGCCAGTGAGACTATAGTCTGGATAAATTTTGCAAAAGACTGTAGTTATATTTCTAAAGGTATTTATCAAACTTTAACTAGAAGATATGGTGAAGTTGGAAAAATGTTAGGTAGCATGGCTAATCATCCTGAGCGGTTCATCCCCGATAAATAA
- the rdgB gene encoding RdgB/HAM1 family non-canonical purine NTP pyrophosphatase: protein MKLVLATKNKDKIQEIKSLLQDLNIDILTFKDFDSFPDTIEDKLTLEGNAGKKAQAIWQNFKLPVLADDTGLFVDALNGKPGVYSSRFAGENATYEQNREKLLYMLKDIPKEKRTATFKTVIVFVDKKGSKFVVNGECKGYIGFEERGKNGFGYDSIFYYDNVNKSFAELSSEEKNKVSHRGIALRKIRSIIEENIKNI from the coding sequence ATGAAATTAGTTCTTGCAACTAAAAACAAAGACAAAATACAAGAGATAAAATCCCTTTTACAAGATTTAAACATAGACATTTTAACATTCAAAGATTTTGACTCTTTTCCTGATACAATTGAAGATAAGCTAACATTAGAAGGTAATGCGGGGAAAAAAGCTCAAGCAATTTGGCAAAATTTCAAACTCCCTGTTTTGGCTGACGATACAGGTTTATTCGTTGATGCTTTAAATGGCAAACCAGGTGTATATAGCTCCAGATTTGCTGGCGAGAATGCAACATACGAACAAAATAGAGAAAAACTCCTCTATATGTTAAAGGATATCCCAAAAGAAAAACGAACAGCAACCTTTAAAACAGTTATTGTTTTTGTTGACAAAAAAGGTAGCAAATTCGTAGTTAATGGTGAATGCAAAGGTTATATTGGATTTGAAGAAAGAGGCAAAAATGGCTTCGGTTATGATTCTATTTTTTATTATGATAATGTAAATAAAAGTTTTGCAGAACTCTCCTCAGAGGAGAAGAATAAAGTCAGTCATAGAGGTATTGCTCTCAGAAAAATAAGAAGTATAATTGAGGAAAATATTAAGAATATATAA
- a CDS encoding choice-of-anchor Q domain-containing protein, with protein MKKIIILSKLLLIAIILFSFSLAIAEIINVPNDQPTIQDGIDIADNCDTVLVQPGTYVENINYNGKNITVGSLFLTTQDTIYISQTIIDGNEDGHVVEFSGGEDSTAILAGFIITNGFALRGGGILCILSSSPSLTNVAIIENTAVQHGGGIYCICSSSPSLNNVIIGGNTAVNGNGGGVFCWDNSNPILGDVTISGNTADWYGSGFYCSESNPILIDVTIIGNAGYSGGICCFSNSNLSLTNVTIIGNAGLYGGGVICDNNSSPSFTNVTISENAAEYDGGGIFCWDNSSPILSNVTISKNTAEYDGGGIYCRDSSPMLTNVTVSGNTAYYGGGLYCVNSSPSLVNCILWNDTPQEIYVYSGNVFSTYSDIQGGWTGEGNIDADPLFADPENGDFHLTWANFPIQDSTMSPCIDAGNPDTTGLNLPPFDLDGNPRIVNEIIDMGAYEWQKQVGVDGFDESSIATGLFQNYPNPFSTSTTISFNLATRLHKFPPLDSKHLTGQARIKIYNVKGQLIKQLFPIAIGINNKSSIEWDGKDENGNPLSSGIYFYKLEVGDKIIDIKKCLLLK; from the coding sequence ATGAAAAAAATAATTATATTATCCAAGTTGTTACTAATTGCTATCATCCTATTTTCTTTCAGTCTTGCAATAGCAGAGATAATCAATGTACCTAATGACCAGCCGACAATACAAGATGGAATTGATATTGCAGATAATTGCGATACAGTTTTAGTTCAACCTGGCACCTATGTAGAAAACATTAATTATAACGGGAAGAACATCACAGTTGGCTCATTATTCCTAACAACCCAGGATACAATCTATATTTCACAAACCATTATTGATGGTAACGAGGATGGACATGTGGTAGAATTTAGCGGTGGGGAGGATTCAACAGCAATTTTAGCCGGTTTTATAATTACAAATGGATTTGCTTTAAGAGGTGGTGGGATTTTATGTATACTTTCTTCCAGTCCAAGTTTAACAAATGTAGCTATTATTGAAAATACTGCTGTACAACATGGTGGTGGGATTTACTGTATTTGTAGTTCTAGCCCAAGTTTAAATAATGTTATAATAGGTGGCAATACTGCTGTTAACGGTAATGGTGGTGGAGTTTTCTGTTGGGATAATTCTAATCCTATTTTAGGTGATGTTACTATAAGTGGAAATACTGCTGATTGGTATGGTAGTGGTTTTTACTGTAGTGAGTCAAATCCAATTTTAATCGATGTTACTATCATTGGAAATGCAGGTTATAGTGGTGGAATTTGCTGCTTTTCAAATTCCAATCTCAGTTTAACCAACGTTACCATTATAGGAAATGCTGGTTTATATGGTGGTGGCGTTATTTGTGATAATAATTCCAGTCCGAGTTTTACAAATGTTACGATCAGTGAAAATGCTGCAGAATATGATGGTGGTGGGATTTTCTGTTGGGATAATTCCAGTCCCATATTGAGCAATGTTACAATCAGTAAAAATACTGCTGAATATGATGGTGGTGGTATCTACTGTAGAGATTCAAGTCCGATGTTAACCAATGTCACAGTCAGTGGTAATACTGCTTATTATGGGGGTGGGCTCTACTGTGTTAATTCATCTCCCAGTTTAGTAAATTGTATTCTATGGAATGATACTCCCCAAGAAATCTATGTATATTCTGGAAATGTTTTTTCAACTTATTCAGATATTCAAGGTGGCTGGACTGGTGAAGGCAACATAGACGCAGACCCATTATTTGCTGACCCGGAAAATGGAGATTTCCATTTAACATGGGCGAACTTTCCAATACAAGATTCTACTATGTCTCCTTGTATAGATGCTGGTAATCCTGATACAACTGGGCTTAATCTACCACCCTTTGATTTAGATGGAAATCCAAGAATAGTGAATGAAATAATAGATATGGGTGCTTATGAATGGCAAAAGCAAGTTGGAGTAGATGGGTTTGATGAATCTTCAATAGCTACTGGATTATTCCAGAACTATCCTAATCCATTTAGTACTTCGACAACTATTTCATTTAATCTAGCCACGAGGTTACACAAATTCCCCCCATTAGATAGCAAGCATCTAACGGGGCAGGCACGAATAAAGATCTATAATGTAAAAGGACAATTAATTAAGCAATTGTTCCCGATTGCTATCGGGATAAATAATAAATCGTCAATCGAATGGGATGGAAAAGATGAGAATGGTAATCCATTAAGTTCAGGAATTTATTTCTATAAATTGGAAGTTGGAGATAAAATTATTGACATTAAGAAGTGCCTTTTGTTGAAATAG
- a CDS encoding phosphomannomutase/phosphoglucomutase, producing MLNQQIFREYDIRGVVDKDLTDIVVEDIALSFGTYIRNKDLKSIALGSDCRLSSDRFRQIFSNALLKTGCDVVDVGTVPTPVLYFAIEHLKTDGGVMITGSHNPPEFNGFKLCVGTFSIYGKEIQKIREIIEDGVYIAGNGKCKQYKKVIQDYQNYLVNNLNLKRKLKVVVDSGNATAGPVAPKLFERLGCEVISLYEDMDGNFPNHHPDPTIPEYLEDLILTVKSKNADTGIAFDGDADRIGVVDENGNIIWGDQLLMIFARDVLETNSGSIIISEVKSSKNLYDDISKHDGIPIMWKTGHSLIKQKMKEEGALLGGEMSGHMFFADRYFGFDDAIYAAGRLMEILSKSDSKLSELLADVPETYNTPEIRIDCPDEIKFEVVEQVKSYFSKKNYDINDIDGMRITFDDGWALVRASNTQPALVLRFESTSQERLNEIQKMITEKVQEFIK from the coding sequence ATGCTTAATCAACAGATATTCCGCGAATATGATATCAGGGGAGTGGTTGATAAGGACTTAACAGATATTGTTGTCGAAGACATTGCTTTGAGTTTTGGTACTTATATTCGAAACAAGGATTTAAAGAGCATTGCCCTTGGTAGTGATTGCCGTTTAAGTTCTGATAGATTTCGCCAGATATTCTCTAATGCATTGCTAAAAACCGGCTGTGATGTGGTTGATGTAGGCACTGTACCAACTCCTGTTCTCTACTTTGCAATTGAACATCTAAAAACTGATGGTGGAGTAATGATTACTGGAAGTCATAATCCGCCAGAGTTCAATGGATTCAAACTTTGTGTTGGAACTTTCTCAATTTACGGAAAAGAGATACAAAAAATAAGAGAAATTATTGAAGATGGAGTATATATTGCTGGAAATGGAAAATGTAAACAATATAAAAAAGTAATTCAAGATTATCAGAATTATTTAGTTAATAATTTGAATTTGAAAAGAAAATTGAAGGTTGTGGTAGACTCTGGAAATGCCACGGCAGGTCCAGTTGCTCCGAAACTATTTGAAAGATTGGGATGTGAAGTTATATCTTTATATGAAGACATGGATGGAAATTTTCCCAATCATCACCCTGACCCCACTATTCCTGAATATTTGGAAGACCTGATTTTAACCGTGAAGTCTAAAAATGCCGATACAGGTATAGCATTTGATGGCGACGCTGACCGTATTGGTGTAGTTGATGAAAATGGTAATATTATCTGGGGAGACCAATTATTGATGATATTTGCCAGAGATGTTTTGGAAACAAATTCCGGGTCAATAATTATTTCTGAAGTTAAATCATCTAAGAATCTATATGATGATATTAGCAAACATGATGGTATCCCAATTATGTGGAAAACAGGACATTCGCTAATCAAGCAGAAGATGAAAGAAGAAGGAGCTTTACTTGGTGGTGAGATGAGTGGTCATATGTTTTTTGCTGATAGATATTTCGGATTTGATGATGCAATCTATGCAGCAGGTAGGCTTATGGAAATACTTTCTAAATCTGATTCAAAACTAAGTGAATTACTTGCAGATGTTCCTGAAACATATAATACTCCAGAAATTAGAATTGATTGTCCTGATGAGATAAAATTTGAAGTTGTGGAACAAGTAAAAAGTTATTTCTCAAAAAAGAATTATGATATAAACGATATTGATGGAATGCGTATAACTTTTGATGATGGCTGGGCACTCGTGCGTGCATCAAATACTCAACCGGCTTTGGTCTTAAGATTTGAGAGCACCTCCCAGGAAAGATTAAATGAAATTCAAAAAATGATTACTGAAAAAGTGCAGGAGTTTATTAAATAG
- a CDS encoding FlgD immunoglobulin-like domain containing protein, giving the protein MKRQNLNANLSETYKQFGMLKWKILYLFLVALLLSTQLFAENWMQLYPEIDGPVADMEFSEIPGISEYGLIFAIADSGGGLGYFDSPGNFSIFNIATNLGAVSVAPDNANNRIFCAFGCGSYSDGLYEFDVATHQFELIEWAFNPNFVEKLASGYYFGFGWDWFGGLFHSVDGDNWASIDYFNNKVVRDIEETSDGTLFVAAGNEICIANDTTFSSFDTDLPVNDIYVCHYPTEEVFIACGDGTDSDGIYKVEYEDGEITGLTLINWAIYPNEIYEYTDWLVVGCLNSEGLWLVEPVEMGEIHQIGTELDFEDVYCFETYPIYCHNIMVGTDNGVYLGTNLEPGPCNISVFEAHWNSSDNVSIIHWRTESETDVIGFYIYRNDEPDFSTAELISGLIPGHGTTTEPHDYYFIDVGIVPYPMDEYWYWLESVDFGGEFHIYGPTNLLIPNCVLSIFVAQYLDNTPTLYWITQSETDNLGWNIYRSINDGLFASAEMINIGLIPGYGTTTEPHSYIYEDPDLEANSGDIIWYWLESIDFGGVSYIYYPPASLVIPEIGIDERPAHSSGVVLYQNFPNPFSPRFNRGSTMISFNLATKSHKKALIKIYNVKGQIVKQLSIVNCQSSIEWDGKDENGKLLSNGIYFYRLTVDDKIIDTKKCVILR; this is encoded by the coding sequence ATGAAGAGACAAAATTTAAATGCTAATTTATCTGAGACATACAAGCAATTTGGTATGTTAAAATGGAAAATTCTATATTTATTCTTGGTTGCCTTATTATTATCAACACAGCTTTTTGCAGAAAATTGGATGCAACTTTATCCAGAAATTGATGGTCCAGTTGCTGATATGGAATTTTCAGAAATCCCTGGTATTTCTGAATATGGTTTGATTTTTGCTATTGCTGATAGCGGTGGAGGATTAGGATATTTTGATAGTCCTGGAAACTTTAGTATCTTTAATATTGCGACAAATCTGGGAGCAGTTTCTGTTGCACCTGATAATGCAAACAACCGTATTTTCTGTGCTTTTGGCTGTGGAAGTTATAGTGATGGACTCTATGAATTTGATGTTGCTACACATCAATTTGAACTAATAGAATGGGCTTTTAATCCAAATTTTGTAGAAAAACTTGCATCAGGATATTACTTTGGCTTTGGATGGGATTGGTTCGGAGGATTGTTTCATTCTGTTGATGGAGATAACTGGGCAAGCATTGATTATTTTAACAATAAAGTGGTAAGAGATATTGAAGAGACAAGTGATGGCACTCTCTTTGTTGCAGCGGGAAATGAAATTTGTATTGCAAACGATACTACTTTTAGCTCATTTGATACTGATTTGCCAGTAAATGATATTTATGTTTGCCATTACCCAACAGAAGAGGTTTTTATTGCTTGTGGAGATGGCACTGATTCTGATGGAATTTATAAAGTAGAATATGAAGATGGAGAGATTACAGGGCTTACTTTGATAAACTGGGCAATTTATCCGAATGAAATTTATGAGTATACAGATTGGCTTGTAGTTGGATGTTTAAATTCAGAGGGTCTCTGGCTTGTAGAACCAGTAGAAATGGGTGAAATACATCAAATAGGCACAGAACTTGATTTTGAGGATGTTTACTGTTTTGAAACATATCCGATATATTGTCACAACATTATGGTTGGCACTGACAATGGAGTTTATTTAGGAACAAATTTGGAACCTGGTCCTTGTAATATTTCTGTATTTGAAGCACATTGGAATAGTTCGGATAATGTGTCAATTATTCATTGGCGAACTGAATCTGAAACAGATGTTATTGGTTTTTATATCTATCGTAATGATGAGCCTGATTTTAGCACAGCAGAACTAATTTCTGGTTTAATCCCCGGTCATGGCACTACAACAGAACCCCATGATTATTATTTTATAGATGTTGGCATAGTACCATATCCAATGGATGAATATTGGTATTGGCTGGAAAGTGTAGATTTTGGTGGAGAATTCCATATTTATGGACCAACCAATTTACTCATTCCAAATTGTGTCCTTTCTATTTTTGTTGCACAATATTTAGATAATACTCCAACTCTTTATTGGATAACACAATCAGAGACAGATAATTTAGGCTGGAATATTTATCGTTCAATAAATGATGGTTTGTTTGCCAGTGCAGAGATGATAAATATTGGGTTGATTCCTGGCTATGGCACAACAACTGAACCACATAGTTATATTTATGAAGATCCGGATTTGGAAGCCAATTCAGGAGATATTATTTGGTATTGGCTGGAGAGTATAGATTTTGGTGGAGTATCTTATATTTATTATCCACCTGCAAGTCTGGTCATTCCGGAGATTGGTATTGATGAGAGACCTGCACACTCATCAGGTGTTGTATTATATCAGAATTTTCCCAATCCGTTTAGTCCCCGATTTAATCGGGGATCAACCATGATTTCTTTCAATTTAGCCACAAAATCACACAAAAAAGCACTAATAAAAATTTACAATGTCAAAGGACAGATTGTAAAACAATTGTCAATAGTCAATTGTCAATCGTCAATTGAATGGGATGGAAAAGATGAAAATGGCAAACTACTTTCTAATGGAATTTATTTCTACAGATTGACAGTTGACGATAAGATTATTGATACAAAAAAATGTGTGATTTTGAGATAA
- a CDS encoding ABC transporter ATP-binding protein, which yields MIQIENLCKTYINKKKGVTTKKEAVINLNFECKPGKIFGLLGPNGAGKTTTLRCISTLIKPTSGLIKVNGYDILKDEKKVRAIIGFLTSDMKLDGYFTPNYMLDYFGKLNKMSSENIKQRKEGLFSELEMEDFIDIKIDKLSSGMKQKTSLAISLIHNPDIIVFDEPTSGLDVITAKNVTDFLRKSANEDKTVIISTHIMSVAEKLCDEIGILIEGELKELGTLSEILSKNKADNLEDVFFKHLGVENV from the coding sequence ATGATTCAAATAGAGAACCTATGTAAGACTTATATCAATAAGAAAAAAGGTGTTACAACAAAAAAAGAAGCTGTAATAAATCTCAATTTTGAATGTAAACCCGGAAAAATATTTGGCTTACTCGGACCAAATGGAGCAGGTAAGACAACAACTCTGCGTTGTATTTCTACACTTATTAAGCCAACTTCTGGCTTAATTAAAGTTAATGGATATGATATTCTTAAGGACGAAAAAAAGGTTCGTGCAATTATCGGATTTCTTACAAGTGATATGAAGTTAGATGGTTATTTCACACCAAATTATATGCTGGATTATTTTGGAAAACTAAACAAAATGAGTTCAGAAAATATCAAACAGAGAAAAGAGGGATTATTTTCAGAATTAGAAATGGAAGATTTCATTGATATTAAGATTGATAAACTGTCTTCAGGAATGAAACAGAAAACCTCACTTGCAATCAGTCTTATTCATAACCCTGACATAATTGTGTTTGATGAGCCAACGAGTGGACTGGATGTTATTACTGCAAAAAATGTTACGGATTTTTTACGCAAATCTGCTAATGAAGATAAGACAGTTATTATCTCTACACATATTATGAGTGTGGCAGAAAAACTTTGTGACGAGATAGGCATCTTAATTGAAGGTGAATTAAAAGAACTTGGAACCCTTTCTGAAATCCTTTCAAAAAATAAAGCAGATAATTTAGAAGATGTATTTTTTAAGCATCTAGGAGTTGAAAATGTTTAG
- a CDS encoding ABC transporter permease subunit: MFRDSLIIMNKELKRLFTDRKMIFLLVLVPLLILPVMYSVMGYMEKVRHKDISEYEADIFVYPGEQNETSVFDRFHNELKEFNAKLNIIPEQQIDISKDLITEKESELLIVFPDNIQKRFGDMAPFDIQLYYNASSDYSSHIYYKTRNSFDAIGDTLIVERLERMKLPTEILSPFTINKTITPEEANLAKKGSIAGKLLGILLPFFILIYLFSNSLTVGTDTVAGEKERGTLAILLVNQVDRLSIIVGKMLSVICAAFVGAVSSVAGLIIGSRFFISMFGGSMKEMKGFVLLAKDYLQFAIILIPVAMLVVAIVMILSTYARNIKEAQGMIMPVYFVVMIIGVSTMRMSETPSTWMIYTPIFNSLISLKSIFMQNAIWGNVLISAFSCLILAGILIYYMLKMFKDERILFRI; this comes from the coding sequence ATGTTTAGAGATTCTTTAATAATAATGAACAAAGAATTAAAGAGACTTTTTACAGATAGAAAAATGATATTTCTTCTCGTATTAGTCCCTTTACTTATATTACCTGTAATGTATTCTGTTATGGGTTATATGGAAAAAGTAAGACACAAAGATATAAGTGAATACGAAGCAGACATTTTTGTTTATCCGGGTGAACAAAATGAAACATCTGTATTTGATAGATTCCATAATGAACTTAAAGAATTCAATGCTAAGTTGAATATAATTCCTGAACAGCAAATTGATATATCAAAAGATTTAATAACAGAAAAAGAGTCGGAATTACTGATAGTATTTCCAGATAACATACAGAAAAGATTTGGAGATATGGCTCCATTTGATATTCAATTATATTATAATGCAAGTTCTGATTATTCCTCTCATATATATTATAAAACAAGGAATTCGTTTGATGCAATTGGTGATACTCTTATTGTTGAGAGATTGGAAAGAATGAAACTACCTACTGAGATTCTCAGTCCTTTTACAATAAATAAAACTATTACTCCAGAGGAAGCTAATCTTGCAAAGAAAGGAAGTATTGCTGGCAAATTATTAGGGATATTGCTCCCATTCTTTATTTTAATATACCTATTCTCAAATTCTTTAACTGTTGGCACAGATACAGTTGCTGGTGAGAAAGAGCGAGGAACTCTTGCTATTCTACTGGTGAATCAGGTTGATAGACTTTCTATAATAGTTGGGAAGATGCTTTCTGTGATATGTGCCGCGTTTGTCGGTGCTGTAAGTTCAGTAGCTGGACTTATTATCGGCTCTCGTTTTTTTATTTCAATGTTTGGTGGTTCAATGAAGGAAATGAAAGGTTTTGTATTACTCGCAAAAGATTATCTCCAATTTGCGATAATATTAATCCCTGTAGCGATGTTGGTAGTAGCTATTGTTATGATCTTATCAACTTATGCCAGAAATATTAAAGAAGCTCAAGGTATGATTATGCCCGTATATTTTGTTGTGATGATTATTGGAGTTTCAACTATGAGAATGAGTGAGACCCCATCTACATGGATGATTTATACTCCAATTTTTAATTCTCTTATCTCACTTAAATCAATTTTTATGCAAAATGCAATCTGGGGGAATGTATTGATTTCTGCTTTTAGCTGCCTTATCTTAGCAGGAATTTTGATTTACTATATGCTGAAAATGTTTAAGGATGAGAGGATATTGTTCAGGATTTGA